The following proteins are co-located in the Microcystis wesenbergii NRERC-220 genome:
- the thrC gene encoding threonine synthase has product MTIISRSIPQSPTKSSSIGGWRGLIEEYRQFLPVSSKTPVITLLEGNTPLIPAPYLSAQIGRDVKVFVKYDGLNPTGSFKDRGMTMAISKAKEEGAKAVICASTGNTSAAAAAYARRAGMRAFVIIPDGYVALGKLAQALLYGAEVIAINGNFDDALKIVRQLSENYPVTLVNSVNPYRLEGQKTAAFEIVDVLGNAPDWLCIPVGNAGNISAYWMGFCQYHQIGKCDQLPKMMGFQAAGAAPFISKQPVDHPETLATAIRIGNPANWEKAWAASHASQGQFHAVSDEEILAAYRILGGQEGVFCEPASAASVAGLLKVHQQVPDGATVVCVLTGNGLKDPDSAVKHSNNQLKSGIAPELTQVAQIMGF; this is encoded by the coding sequence ATGACAATTATTTCTCGATCGATCCCCCAATCACCCACTAAATCATCGTCTATCGGCGGCTGGCGCGGTTTGATCGAAGAATATCGCCAATTTCTGCCCGTAAGCAGTAAAACCCCTGTAATTACCCTCCTAGAAGGCAATACACCCCTGATCCCCGCCCCCTATCTCTCAGCACAAATCGGGCGCGATGTCAAGGTTTTTGTCAAATATGATGGTTTAAATCCCACCGGCAGCTTTAAAGACCGGGGCATGACGATGGCCATCTCGAAAGCTAAGGAAGAAGGGGCAAAAGCGGTGATTTGTGCCAGTACCGGGAACACCTCGGCGGCGGCGGCAGCCTATGCAAGAAGGGCCGGGATGCGGGCCTTTGTGATTATCCCCGACGGTTATGTGGCCTTAGGAAAATTAGCCCAGGCTTTATTGTACGGAGCGGAAGTCATCGCTATTAATGGCAACTTCGATGATGCCCTCAAGATTGTCCGCCAACTATCAGAAAATTATCCCGTAACTTTAGTCAATTCCGTCAATCCCTACCGTTTAGAGGGTCAAAAAACCGCCGCTTTCGAGATTGTCGATGTCTTGGGTAATGCTCCCGACTGGTTATGTATTCCCGTGGGTAATGCGGGCAATATTAGCGCCTATTGGATGGGATTCTGTCAGTATCACCAGATAGGTAAATGTGACCAGCTGCCGAAGATGATGGGTTTTCAGGCCGCCGGGGCCGCCCCTTTTATCTCTAAACAACCGGTTGACCATCCCGAAACCCTAGCCACGGCTATCCGTATCGGCAACCCCGCTAACTGGGAAAAAGCTTGGGCTGCTAGTCACGCTAGTCAAGGGCAATTTCACGCAGTCAGCGATGAGGAAATATTGGCAGCCTATCGGATTTTAGGGGGCCAAGAGGGGGTTTTCTGTGAACCAGCCAGCGCCGCTTCTGTGGCAGGATTATTAAAAGTGCATCAACAGGTTCCCGATGGAGCCACCGTAGTGTGTGTTTTAACGGGAAATGGCCTAAAAGACCCAGATTCGGCGGTAAAACACAGCAATAATCAACTAAAAT
- the tnpB gene encoding IS200/IS605 family element RNA-guided endonuclease TnpB: protein MYKAYKFTIKPNTEQEIALAKGFGCCRWFWNYSLNLCQETYKTTGKGLTRNYIQGLLPSLKKEYEWLTDAYSQCLQVVALNLSQAYQNFFEKRARLPRFKSKHGRQSISYPANVKFEGDYLKLPGKVGLVYCVRHREFEGTIKTVTISKTPDGKYYASILVDDELELPETSKDGKGIGIDLGLTHFAITSNGSKYENPRHLAKHQRNLKRKQQKLSRKKKGSNNRQKARRKVAKVHSKISRCREDFLHKLSRKIVNENQVIAVENLNVKGMVRNHNLAKAISDCGWGMFCTMLKYKAEWEGKTYIEVDRFFPSSKTCNVCLNQVASLPLDVRTWTCEHCKTTHDRDINAAINIKNEALRILVLSKAEVLSLGTSDTAYRGDVRPKVGRKSVLRQSPVK, encoded by the coding sequence ATGTACAAAGCATATAAATTCACAATAAAACCCAATACCGAGCAAGAAATAGCCTTAGCTAAAGGCTTCGGCTGTTGTCGCTGGTTTTGGAACTATTCCTTGAATTTATGCCAAGAAACCTATAAAACCACAGGAAAAGGGCTAACACGAAACTATATTCAGGGACTATTGCCTAGTCTCAAAAAAGAATATGAGTGGTTGACAGATGCTTATTCTCAGTGCTTACAGGTTGTTGCTTTGAACTTATCGCAAGCTTATCAAAATTTCTTTGAAAAACGGGCTAGATTACCAAGATTCAAGTCCAAACATGGTAGGCAATCAATTAGCTATCCAGCTAATGTCAAGTTTGAAGGTGACTACCTCAAATTACCGGGTAAAGTTGGATTAGTTTATTGTGTGCGTCATCGGGAATTTGAAGGAACAATTAAAACCGTTACTATCTCAAAAACTCCAGACGGTAAATACTACGCTTCTATTTTAGTTGATGACGAATTGGAGTTGCCTGAGACATCAAAGGATGGCAAAGGCATAGGAATTGATTTAGGACTTACTCATTTTGCCATTACCAGCAATGGTAGTAAGTATGAGAATCCTAGACATTTAGCTAAACATCAACGTAATTTAAAGCGTAAACAACAAAAGTTATCCCGTAAAAAGAAGGGAAGTAACAACCGTCAAAAAGCTAGACGTAAAGTAGCTAAAGTTCACTCTAAAATCTCAAGATGTCGTGAGGATTTTCTCCACAAGCTATCCCGTAAGATAGTTAACGAAAACCAAGTTATTGCGGTAGAAAATCTCAATGTTAAAGGCATGGTACGCAATCATAATTTAGCTAAGGCTATTAGTGATTGTGGTTGGGGAATGTTTTGTACAATGCTTAAATACAAGGCAGAATGGGAAGGAAAAACTTATATCGAAGTTGATAGGTTTTTCCCTAGTTCTAAAACTTGTAATGTCTGTCTAAATCAAGTAGCGAGTTTACCACTTGATGTTAGAACATGGACTTGTGAGCATTGCAAAACAACCCATGATCGTGATATAAATGCGGCGATAAACATCAAAAATGAAGCCTTACGGATACTTGTACTGAGCAAAGCCGAAGTATTGTCGTTAGGAACTAGCGATACTGCCTATAGAGGGGATGTAAGACCAAAAGTTGGGCGTAAGTCCGTCTTGAGGCAATCCCCCGTGAAATAG